The following proteins come from a genomic window of Pseudomonas syringae:
- a CDS encoding class I SAM-dependent methyltransferase: MSERIELEFSRKYDRTHARRYFEKHQDGLWRKLSHHRDEQLARKALHMAGDPGLVLDLPCGAGRFWPLLAEKPNRSIIGADNSADMLATALESQPAEIVKRVQPLQTSAFDIDLPDNAVDSIFCMRLMHHIGRSTDRMALLREFQRVTRDSVIVSLWVDGNFKAWKRGRLENQRSQKGVQEGYQNRFVLPVTTVETEFEQAGFRIQNRMDFLPMYAMWRVYVLRKR, encoded by the coding sequence ATGAGCGAGCGCATAGAACTCGAGTTTTCCCGCAAGTACGACCGGACCCATGCCCGTCGATATTTTGAAAAACATCAGGACGGTCTGTGGCGCAAGTTGTCGCACCATCGCGATGAGCAACTGGCCAGGAAAGCTCTGCACATGGCCGGTGATCCCGGGCTTGTTCTGGACTTGCCGTGTGGCGCCGGGCGTTTCTGGCCGCTACTGGCAGAAAAGCCCAACAGGTCGATCATCGGCGCTGACAACTCCGCCGACATGCTTGCTACAGCTCTGGAGTCGCAACCGGCAGAAATTGTAAAAAGGGTACAACCCTTGCAGACGTCTGCCTTCGATATTGATCTGCCTGACAATGCGGTAGACAGTATTTTCTGCATGCGTCTGATGCACCATATTGGTCGGTCCACCGACCGAATGGCTCTATTGAGGGAGTTTCAGCGTGTGACCCGTGACAGCGTGATCGTCTCGCTATGGGTCGACGGCAATTTCAAGGCATGGAAGCGCGGACGTCTGGAGAACCAGCGTTCCCAGAAAGGTGTGCAGGAAGGTTACCAGAATCGTTTTGTGTTACCTGTAACAACTGTAGAAACCGAATTTGAGCAGGCCGGATTTCGCATTCAGAACCGAATGGACTTCCTGCCGATGTACGCCATGTGGCGTGTCTATGTCTTACGTAAAAGGTAA
- a CDS encoding lipopolysaccharide kinase InaA family protein, whose product MGLQSLKKPVVNSTQDEFSHFWSQRGEWVEEPNVRRGGESGVQRLIMEDGKTLYAKRQTGHIHRSLLHPLGRPTVLREREALEGVRKQGVLVPEVVFCGARRGDENAWQALLVTVELVGFGEIQKWLDAGGRERHGELFYERMLKEVATTLARMHLGRWQHSCLYIKHIFVRVTGEGPDAEVQVALLDLEKGRRRVTAYGAAQHDMKQLRRHSSFSDADWQKLVYFYEAVFGSSIKGLES is encoded by the coding sequence ATGGGTTTGCAGTCCTTGAAGAAGCCAGTTGTGAACTCGACGCAGGATGAGTTCAGCCATTTCTGGAGTCAGCGCGGCGAATGGGTTGAAGAACCCAATGTGCGTCGTGGCGGAGAGAGTGGTGTACAGCGGCTCATCATGGAGGACGGGAAGACCCTTTACGCCAAGCGCCAGACGGGTCATATCCACCGCAGCCTGCTGCACCCCCTCGGCCGGCCGACGGTATTGCGTGAACGCGAGGCCCTTGAAGGCGTGCGCAAGCAGGGTGTGCTTGTGCCGGAAGTGGTTTTCTGCGGCGCCAGACGTGGCGACGAAAACGCCTGGCAGGCCCTTTTGGTCACCGTCGAACTGGTGGGTTTCGGGGAAATCCAGAAGTGGCTCGATGCCGGAGGACGAGAGCGCCATGGCGAGCTTTTTTATGAGCGCATGCTCAAGGAAGTTGCCACCACCCTTGCGCGTATGCACCTCGGTCGCTGGCAACACAGCTGTCTTTACATCAAGCACATTTTTGTTCGTGTGACAGGCGAGGGCCCCGACGCCGAGGTGCAGGTTGCCCTGCTTGACCTGGAGAAAGGCCGCCGCCGCGTTACCGCCTATGGTGCGGCCCAGCACGACATGAAACAGCTGAGGCGCCATTCGTCATTCAGTGATGCAGACTGGCAGAAGCTGGTCTATTTTTACGAGGCTGTATTTGGCAGTTCCATCAAAGGTTTAGAGTCATGA
- a CDS encoding DUF1513 domain-containing protein, translated as MLRRQATALAKWLPSARMLGGWMLFRQKDQGPLLLSARDDSDGRHYAVGYRLDGKQVFATQVGQRCHDIINHPGLPLAVFVARRPGTESYLIDLRNGSLLQTITSQADRHFYGHAVIHRDGEWLYATENDTSDPGRGLLGIYRFVGERLEYSGEISTHGIGPHQVSWMPDGETLAVANGGIRTEAESRVEMNLDAMQPSLVLMQRDGTLLSKETLSQQMNSVRHMGIAADGTIVAGQQFMGASHELAELLAIKRPGQPFQAFPVAEEQLRAMAHYTASVAVHSELRLVALTAPRGNRFFIWDLDSGALKLDAPLPDCAGVGAVADGFVVTSGQGRCRFYDCRKTGLLAKPLDLPAGLWDNHLHVV; from the coding sequence ATGTTGCGACGTCAGGCCACGGCCCTCGCCAAATGGTTGCCCAGTGCTCGCATGTTGGGTGGCTGGATGTTGTTCAGGCAAAAGGACCAGGGGCCCCTGCTGCTTTCCGCGCGTGACGATAGCGACGGCAGGCATTACGCGGTGGGTTACCGGCTTGACGGCAAGCAGGTGTTCGCCACACAGGTCGGCCAGCGCTGCCACGACATCATCAACCATCCAGGCCTGCCCCTGGCGGTTTTCGTCGCGCGCCGTCCGGGCACCGAAAGCTATCTGATCGACCTGCGCAACGGTAGCTTGCTGCAAACCATCACGTCACAGGCTGATCGACACTTTTATGGCCATGCCGTGATCCATCGCGACGGCGAGTGGCTTTACGCTACGGAAAACGACACGAGCGATCCCGGCCGCGGTCTGCTGGGCATCTACCGGTTTGTCGGTGAGCGGCTGGAGTATTCAGGCGAAATCTCTACGCACGGCATTGGTCCGCATCAGGTGTCCTGGATGCCGGATGGCGAGACACTGGCCGTCGCCAACGGCGGCATTCGCACCGAAGCGGAAAGCCGCGTGGAGATGAACCTCGATGCCATGCAGCCCAGTCTGGTGTTGATGCAGCGCGACGGGACGTTGCTGAGCAAGGAAACCCTTTCGCAACAGATGAACAGCGTGCGGCATATGGGCATTGCCGCTGACGGCACCATCGTTGCCGGTCAACAGTTCATGGGCGCCAGTCATGAGCTGGCCGAGTTGCTGGCGATCAAGCGTCCGGGCCAGCCGTTCCAGGCGTTTCCGGTGGCAGAAGAGCAACTTCGCGCAATGGCTCACTACACGGCCAGCGTCGCCGTACACAGCGAGCTGCGACTGGTTGCGCTCACCGCACCGCGTGGCAATCGGTTCTTCATCTGGGATCTGGACAGCGGCGCATTGAAGCTGGATGCACCGTTACCCGACTGCGCGGGCGTAGGTGCGGTAGCAGATGGCTTCGTAGTGACGTCAGGTCAGGGCCGGTGCCGGTTTTACGATTGCCGTAAAACGGGGTTGCTGGCCAAGCCTCTGGATTTGCCCGCAGGGCTCTGGGACAACCACCTGCACGTGGTATAA
- a CDS encoding imelysin family protein, with translation MFRPKLLLTSLAALALGACSPSDPQAVTSAAIAKQVILPTYSRWVDADRQLAASALAFCQGKTDLAAARADFLKAQKTWAELQPLLIGPLAEGNRAWQIQFWPDKKNLVGRQVEQLVAAQPQITADELSKASVVVQGLSAYEYILFDAEIDMANAEQKARYCPLLMAIGERQKRLAEEILTSWNSTDGMLAQLSKFPNQRYADSHEAIAELLRVQVTALDSLKKKLGTPLGRQSKGQPQPFQADAWRSKASLSSLEASLISAETVWTGVDNKGLRGLLPAEQKPLADKIDAAYASSRTLLTQLKPPLADLLATEAGRQQLNAFYDSLNAVHRLHEGELAKALGIQLGFNANDGD, from the coding sequence ATGTTCCGACCCAAGTTGTTGCTGACCAGCCTTGCGGCTCTCGCATTGGGTGCCTGTTCGCCATCCGATCCTCAAGCGGTCACGTCTGCGGCCATCGCCAAGCAGGTGATCCTGCCGACCTACAGTCGCTGGGTAGACGCCGATCGTCAGTTGGCGGCCAGCGCTCTGGCGTTCTGCCAGGGCAAGACCGATCTGGCAGCAGCCCGCGCCGATTTCCTCAAGGCACAAAAGACCTGGGCGGAGCTGCAACCGCTGTTGATCGGCCCGCTGGCCGAAGGCAATCGTGCCTGGCAAATACAGTTCTGGCCGGACAAGAAGAATCTGGTTGGGCGTCAGGTCGAGCAACTGGTCGCCGCTCAACCGCAGATCACTGCCGATGAGCTGTCCAAAGCCAGCGTTGTGGTGCAAGGCCTGTCCGCCTACGAATATATTCTGTTCGATGCCGAGATCGACATGGCCAATGCAGAGCAGAAAGCGCGTTACTGCCCACTGCTGATGGCCATTGGCGAGCGTCAGAAACGGCTGGCCGAAGAGATCCTCACCAGCTGGAACAGCACCGACGGCATGCTCGCGCAACTGAGCAAGTTTCCCAACCAGCGTTACGCCGATTCCCACGAGGCCATCGCCGAGTTGCTGCGTGTTCAGGTCACTGCACTGGACAGCCTGAAGAAAAAACTGGGTACGCCACTGGGTCGCCAGAGCAAAGGCCAGCCGCAGCCATTCCAGGCCGATGCATGGCGTAGCAAAGCGTCGCTCAGCAGCCTGGAAGCCAGCCTGATCAGCGCCGAAACCGTCTGGACGGGGGTTGATAACAAAGGCTTGCGAGGCTTGCTCCCTGCCGAGCAGAAACCCCTGGCCGACAAAATCGATGCAGCCTACGCCAGCAGCCGCACATTGCTCACGCAACTCAAGCCGCCGCTGGCCGACCTGCTGGCCACCGAGGCAGGACGCCAGCAACTCAATGCGTTCTATGACAGCCTGAACGCAGTGCATCGCCTGCACGAAGGCGAACTGGCCAAGGCGCTGGGCATTCAATTGGGCTTCAACGCCAACGACGGCGACTGA
- a CDS encoding di-heme oxidoredictase family protein, with protein sequence MSTRFRLLFALLATLVLSGCDDAPRFTHAEPGEALSAGSATVRKTDQNAFSMPSANLSPVRRLDFSVGNSFFRSPWVIAPSTTTARDGLGPLFNTNACQNCHIKDGRGHPPEAGDSNAVSMLVRLSIPDDPAYADLIRRNGVLPEPTYGGQLQDMSNPGVAPEGKVRVEYDALAVTFRDGTSVALRQPTLSITQLGYGPMHTDTHISARIAPPMIGLGLLEAIPDEAILANADPDDKNADGISGRANWVWDDAQQKVVMGRFGWKAGQPSLNQQNVHAFAGDMGLTTSLRRFDDCTPAQTDCLAAPNGNGPDGEPEVSDNILRLVEFYTRNLGVPARRKVDDPQVLAGKNLFFETGCQQCHTPAFKTRSDASEPELANQEIRPYSDLLLHDMGDGLADNRTEFQATGSEWRTPPLWGLGLTGTVSGHTQLLHDGRARTVLEAILWHGGEAQTAQRKVLTFDAEQREALLAFLNSL encoded by the coding sequence ATGAGTACGCGGTTCCGTCTTCTCTTTGCCTTGCTCGCGACTCTGGTCCTGAGCGGGTGCGACGACGCCCCGCGCTTCACGCATGCCGAGCCGGGCGAAGCGCTGTCCGCAGGCAGCGCCACGGTGCGCAAGACTGACCAGAACGCGTTCTCCATGCCCTCGGCCAATTTGTCACCGGTACGGCGGCTGGATTTCAGCGTCGGCAACAGCTTCTTCCGCAGCCCGTGGGTGATCGCCCCGTCTACCACGACGGCTCGCGACGGCCTCGGGCCGCTGTTCAACACCAACGCCTGTCAGAATTGCCATATCAAGGACGGTCGCGGGCATCCACCCGAAGCGGGCGACAGCAATGCGGTGTCGATGCTGGTCAGGCTGTCGATTCCGGACGACCCGGCCTACGCCGACCTGATCCGGCGCAACGGTGTTCTGCCCGAGCCGACCTACGGTGGACAATTGCAGGACATGTCCAACCCCGGCGTGGCGCCAGAGGGCAAGGTGCGGGTCGAATATGACGCGCTGGCGGTCACGTTTCGCGACGGCACTTCTGTAGCGTTACGCCAGCCCACCCTCAGCATCACCCAGCTGGGCTATGGCCCGATGCACACCGACACCCATATTTCAGCGCGCATCGCACCGCCGATGATTGGCCTCGGGTTGCTGGAAGCCATTCCTGACGAGGCCATCCTCGCCAACGCCGATCCCGATGACAAGAACGCCGACGGCATCTCCGGGCGCGCCAACTGGGTGTGGGACGACGCGCAACAGAAAGTCGTGATGGGACGCTTCGGCTGGAAGGCCGGGCAGCCCAGCCTCAACCAGCAGAACGTGCATGCGTTTGCCGGTGACATGGGGCTGACCACCAGCCTGCGGCGCTTCGATGACTGCACCCCGGCCCAGACCGACTGCCTGGCCGCGCCAAACGGCAACGGCCCGGACGGCGAGCCGGAAGTCAGCGACAACATACTGCGTCTGGTGGAGTTCTATACCCGCAATCTGGGCGTTCCGGCGCGTCGCAAGGTGGACGATCCTCAAGTACTGGCCGGCAAGAATCTGTTTTTCGAGACAGGCTGTCAGCAGTGCCACACCCCAGCATTCAAAACCCGAAGCGACGCCTCCGAGCCAGAGTTGGCAAATCAGGAGATTCGCCCTTACAGCGACCTGCTGCTGCATGACATGGGCGACGGGCTGGCCGACAATCGTACCGAGTTTCAAGCCACCGGAAGCGAATGGCGCACGCCACCGCTGTGGGGGCTGGGCCTGACCGGCACGGTGAGCGGACACACCCAACTGTTGCATGATGGTCGCGCCCGCACGGTGCTTGAGGCGATACTCTGGCACGGCGGCGAGGCGCAGACGGCGCAACGAAAAGTACTGACATTCGACGCCGAACAGCGTGAAGCGCTGCTCGCCTTTCTGAATTCGTTATGA
- a CDS encoding pyridoxamine 5'-phosphate oxidase family protein gives MDNPDNSAFVTTTQALEALYGPIAPPSLIKEVDHIHPAYRPFIESAPFVVLASAGPDGLDASPRGDQAGFVHIEDSKTLYLPDRRGNNRIDTLRNIVNDPRVALLFLIPGVGETLRINGTAQISIQPELLSRFEVQGQRPRSVLRISVTSVYFQCSRATIRSGLWDAARHIERSALPTAGQILKAVSAAQIDGEAYDKALPGRIADTLY, from the coding sequence ATGGATAACCCGGACAACAGCGCGTTCGTGACCACCACCCAGGCGCTGGAAGCGCTCTATGGCCCGATTGCTCCTCCTTCCCTCATCAAGGAAGTCGACCATATTCACCCGGCCTACCGGCCTTTCATCGAGTCGGCGCCTTTTGTTGTGCTTGCCTCTGCCGGACCCGACGGGCTCGATGCATCGCCGCGTGGAGACCAGGCGGGCTTCGTGCATATCGAGGACAGCAAGACGCTGTATCTGCCTGACCGACGCGGCAACAACCGGATCGATACCCTGCGCAACATCGTCAACGATCCGCGCGTCGCGCTCCTGTTCCTCATCCCCGGCGTCGGTGAAACCTTGCGCATCAACGGCACAGCGCAAATTTCGATTCAGCCCGAGCTGCTGTCGCGTTTCGAAGTGCAGGGGCAACGGCCCAGATCAGTCCTGCGCATCAGCGTGACCAGTGTGTATTTCCAGTGCAGCAGAGCCACCATCCGCTCTGGTCTGTGGGACGCCGCACGGCACATCGAACGCAGTGCGCTGCCCACTGCGGGGCAGATACTGAAAGCAGTTTCGGCGGCGCAAATCGACGGTGAAGCCTATGACAAGGCCTTGCCGGGACGCATTGCGGATACGTTGTATTGA
- a CDS encoding imelysin family protein codes for MIRMPLATASLLAIAISLAGCGEGKDKAAAPAPAATPAAPATAPAPAAPATAPAAAAQTDDAAAKAVVANYANMVSAVFDDAEAGAKKLSSAVDAFLAKPNDETLKAARDAWVAARVPYMQSEVFRFGNTIIDDWEGQVNAWPLDEGLIDYVAKDYQHALGNPGATANIIANTEIQVGEDKVDVKEITSDKLASLNELGGSEANVATGYHAIEFLLWGQDLNGTGPGAGNRPASDYLEGAGATGGHNDRRRAYLKAVTDLLVSDLEEMSGNWRAGVADNYRATLEAEPGESGLRKMLFGMGSLSLGELAGERMKVALEANSSEDEHDCFSDNTHNSHFYNGKGIRNVYLGEYTRTDGSKVSGPSLSSLVAKADPATDATLRADLDDTQAKLQAIVDHANKGEHFDQLIATGNTAGNQVVRDAIAALVKQTGAIEQAAGKLGITDLNPDNADHEF; via the coding sequence ATGATTCGTATGCCTCTGGCAACCGCTAGTCTGTTGGCCATCGCTATCTCTCTCGCCGGCTGCGGTGAAGGCAAGGACAAGGCCGCCGCGCCGGCTCCGGCCGCTACCCCTGCCGCCCCGGCAACCGCGCCAGCGCCTGCTGCTCCCGCTACTGCTCCGGCCGCCGCAGCCCAGACAGACGATGCCGCTGCCAAAGCCGTTGTCGCCAACTACGCCAACATGGTGTCAGCGGTGTTCGACGATGCCGAAGCCGGCGCGAAAAAACTGAGCAGCGCCGTCGATGCGTTTCTGGCCAAGCCCAATGACGAAACCCTGAAAGCCGCTCGGGATGCCTGGGTTGCTGCCCGCGTGCCTTACATGCAGAGCGAAGTATTCCGCTTCGGCAATACCATCATCGACGACTGGGAAGGACAGGTTAACGCCTGGCCCCTTGACGAAGGCCTGATCGATTACGTGGCCAAGGACTACCAGCACGCACTGGGCAACCCTGGCGCAACCGCCAACATCATCGCCAACACCGAAATCCAGGTCGGCGAGGACAAGGTCGACGTCAAAGAGATCACCTCCGACAAACTCGCCAGCCTGAACGAGCTGGGCGGTTCCGAGGCGAACGTTGCCACGGGCTACCACGCCATTGAATTCCTGCTCTGGGGTCAGGACCTGAACGGCACAGGTCCAGGCGCCGGCAATCGTCCAGCCAGCGACTACCTTGAAGGCGCAGGCGCTACTGGCGGTCACAACGACCGTCGCCGGGCCTACCTCAAAGCCGTCACCGATCTGTTGGTCAGCGACCTGGAAGAAATGTCCGGCAACTGGAGAGCCGGTGTTGCCGACAACTACCGCGCCACGCTGGAAGCCGAGCCCGGCGAAAGCGGCCTGCGCAAGATGCTGTTCGGCATGGGCAGTCTGTCCTTGGGCGAACTGGCAGGCGAACGCATGAAAGTCGCGCTGGAAGCCAACTCCAGCGAAGACGAACACGACTGCTTCAGCGACAACACGCACAACTCGCACTTCTATAACGGCAAAGGCATTCGCAACGTTTATCTGGGCGAATACACCCGCACCGACGGCAGCAAAGTCAGCGGCCCGAGCCTCTCGTCGCTGGTGGCCAAAGCAGACCCGGCCACCGATGCCACACTGCGCGCGGACCTGGACGACACCCAGGCCAAGCTGCAGGCCATCGTCGATCACGCCAACAAAGGCGAACACTTCGACCAACTGATCGCCACCGGCAACACCGCAGGCAATCAAGTGGTCCGTGACGCCATCGCCGCACTGGTCAAACAGACCGGTGCCATCGAGCAAGCAGCTGGCAAGCTGGGCATCACCGACCTGAACCCGGATAACGCTGATCACGAGTTCTGA
- a CDS encoding putative bifunctional diguanylate cyclase/phosphodiesterase, which translates to MKLELKNSLSVKLLRVVLLSALLVGVVLSCAQIVFDAYKTRQTVASDAERILGMFRDPSTQAVYSLDREMGMQVIEGLFQDESVRMASIGHPNETLLAEKDRPLKASPTRWLTDLILGQERSFSTQLVGRSPYSEYYGDLRITLDTANYGESFLVNAGIIFIAGVLRALAMGLVLYLVYHWLLTKPLSKIIEHLTTINPDRPSEHQLPLLKGHEKNELGIWVNTANQLLASIERNTYLRHEAESNLQRLAQYDFLTGLPNRLQLQTRLDRILEDAGRQQHRVAVLCVGLDDFKGINEQFSYQAGDQLLLALADRLRAHSGRLGALARLGGDQFALVQATIEQPYEAAELAQNILDELEAPFNVADQRIQLRATIGITLFPEDGDSTEKLLQKAEQTMTLAKARSRNRYQFYIASVDSEMRRRRELEKDLRDALPRNQLYLVYQPQVSYLDNSVVGVEALIRWQHPEHGLVPPDVFIPLAEQNGTIIAIGEWVLDQACRQLREWLDQGFTDLRMAVNLSTVQLHHAELPRVVNNLLQIYRLPPRSLELEVTETGLMEDINTAAQHLLSLRRSGALIAIDDFGTGYSSLSYLKSLPLDKIKIDKSFVQDLIDDDDDATIVRAIIQLGKSLGMQVIAEGVETVEQEAYVVAEGCHEGQGYLYSKPLPSRELLTYLKQARQRNPVTL; encoded by the coding sequence TTGAAGCTGGAACTCAAGAACAGCCTGTCGGTAAAGTTGCTGCGTGTCGTGCTGCTGTCGGCGCTTCTGGTAGGCGTCGTATTGAGCTGTGCGCAAATCGTTTTCGATGCGTACAAGACCCGGCAAACCGTGGCGAGCGATGCCGAACGGATTCTCGGCATGTTTCGCGATCCTTCGACCCAGGCGGTCTACAGCCTGGACAGGGAAATGGGCATGCAGGTCATCGAAGGCCTGTTTCAGGACGAGTCGGTGCGCATGGCCTCGATCGGACATCCCAACGAAACCCTGCTTGCCGAAAAAGACCGCCCGCTGAAAGCATCACCGACGCGCTGGCTGACCGATCTCATTCTGGGCCAGGAGCGCAGCTTCTCCACGCAGTTGGTAGGGCGCAGCCCGTACAGCGAATACTACGGCGACCTGCGCATCACACTGGACACTGCCAACTATGGCGAAAGCTTTCTGGTCAACGCCGGGATCATCTTTATCGCAGGCGTACTGCGGGCACTGGCGATGGGGCTGGTGCTGTATCTGGTTTACCACTGGCTGCTGACCAAGCCATTATCGAAAATCATCGAACACCTGACCACCATCAACCCGGATCGCCCCAGCGAGCATCAATTGCCGCTGCTCAAGGGGCATGAAAAAAACGAACTGGGGATCTGGGTCAACACCGCCAATCAACTGCTGGCCTCCATCGAGCGCAACACCTATCTGCGCCACGAGGCGGAAAGCAACCTGCAGCGCCTGGCGCAGTACGATTTTCTGACCGGTCTGCCCAACCGACTCCAGTTGCAGACCCGGCTGGACCGGATTCTGGAGGATGCCGGACGTCAACAGCACCGGGTTGCCGTGCTCTGCGTAGGTCTTGATGACTTCAAGGGCATCAACGAGCAGTTCAGCTACCAGGCGGGCGACCAATTGCTGCTGGCACTCGCCGACCGGTTGCGTGCGCACAGCGGGCGACTCGGCGCTCTGGCGCGTCTGGGTGGCGATCAGTTTGCGCTGGTTCAGGCCACCATCGAGCAGCCCTACGAAGCGGCAGAACTGGCGCAAAATATTCTTGATGAGCTCGAAGCCCCGTTCAACGTCGCCGACCAACGAATCCAGCTAAGGGCAACCATCGGCATCACCCTGTTCCCCGAGGATGGCGACAGCACCGAGAAACTGTTGCAAAAAGCCGAGCAGACCATGACCCTGGCCAAGGCCCGTTCACGCAATCGTTATCAGTTCTACATTGCCAGCGTCGACAGCGAAATGCGTCGCCGTCGCGAACTCGAAAAAGACCTGCGCGACGCCTTGCCGCGCAATCAGTTGTACCTGGTCTATCAACCGCAGGTCAGCTACCTCGACAACAGTGTGGTCGGCGTGGAAGCGCTGATCCGCTGGCAGCATCCGGAGCATGGCCTGGTGCCACCGGACGTGTTTATCCCGCTGGCCGAGCAGAACGGCACCATCATCGCCATTGGCGAATGGGTGCTCGACCAGGCCTGCCGTCAACTGCGCGAGTGGCTTGATCAGGGCTTCACCGATTTACGCATGGCGGTGAACCTGTCGACCGTGCAACTGCATCACGCCGAGCTTCCGAGGGTCGTGAACAACCTGTTGCAGATCTACCGCCTGCCGCCTCGCAGCCTGGAACTGGAAGTCACCGAAACCGGCCTGATGGAAGACATCAATACCGCTGCCCAGCACTTGCTCAGCTTGCGACGCTCCGGTGCGCTGATCGCCATCGATGACTTCGGCACGGGTTACTCATCGCTCAGTTACCTGAAAAGTCTGCCGCTGGACAAAATCAAGATCGACAAGAGCTTCGTCCAGGACCTGATTGATGACGACGATGACGCCACGATCGTGCGGGCAATTATCCAGCTGGGTAAAAGCCTGGGCATGCAGGTGATTGCCGAGGGCGTGGAAACCGTTGAACAAGAAGCCTACGTTGTAGCCGAAGGCTGCCATGAAGGTCAGGGCTACCTGTACAGCAAACCGCTGCCGAGCCGGGAGCTGCTGACGTACTTGAAGCAGGCGCGTCAGCGCAATCCGGTCACACTCTGA
- the sodB gene encoding superoxide dismutase [Fe] yields the protein MAFELPPLPYAKDALVPHISAETLEYHHDKHHNTYVVNLNNLVPGTEFEGKTLEEIIKTSSGGIFNNAAQVWNHTFYWNCLAPNAGGEPTGALADAINAAFGSFEKFKEEFSKTSIGTFGSGWGWLVKKADGSLALASTIGAGNPLTSGDKPLLTCDVWEHAYYIDYRNLRPKYVEAFWNLVNWKFVAEQFAS from the coding sequence ATGGCTTTTGAATTGCCGCCACTGCCCTACGCCAAAGACGCTCTGGTGCCGCACATTTCTGCGGAGACTCTGGAATATCACCACGACAAGCACCACAACACCTACGTCGTGAACCTGAACAACCTGGTGCCAGGCACCGAGTTCGAAGGCAAGACCCTGGAAGAGATCATCAAGACCTCCTCGGGCGGTATCTTCAACAACGCCGCTCAGGTCTGGAACCACACGTTCTACTGGAACTGCCTGGCGCCAAACGCCGGCGGCGAGCCTACCGGCGCGCTGGCCGATGCGATCAACGCCGCCTTCGGCTCGTTCGAGAAGTTCAAGGAAGAGTTCAGCAAGACTTCCATCGGCACGTTCGGCTCCGGCTGGGGCTGGCTGGTGAAAAAGGCTGATGGCTCCCTGGCACTGGCCAGCACCATCGGCGCTGGTAACCCGCTGACCAGCGGTGACAAACCGTTGCTGACCTGCGATGTCTGGGAACACGCCTACTACATCGACTACCGCAACCTGCGTCCAAAGTATGTAGAAGCGTTCTGGAACCTGGTGAACTGGAAATTCGTGGCTGAGCAATTCGCCTCCTGA
- a CDS encoding LysE/ArgO family amino acid transporter: MWQSYLNGLLIAAGLIMAIGTQNAFVLAQGLRREHHVAVAMLCIVCDALLVAAGVFGLANVLAQNPTLLAVARWGGVIFLSWYGLQALRRACSRQSLEHSAAVGRKSLRTVLLSALAVTLLNPHVYLDTVLLIGSLGAQQGVPGAYVAGAASASLLWFSSLALGAAWLAPWLARPATWRALDLMIAVMMFSVAFQLIRSA, encoded by the coding sequence ATGTGGCAAAGCTACCTCAATGGGCTGCTGATCGCGGCAGGCCTGATCATGGCTATCGGCACTCAAAATGCTTTTGTGCTGGCTCAGGGCCTGCGTCGTGAACATCATGTGGCCGTGGCGATGCTGTGCATTGTCTGCGACGCCCTGCTGGTGGCGGCAGGCGTGTTCGGTCTGGCCAACGTATTGGCACAGAATCCGACCTTGCTGGCAGTGGCGCGCTGGGGCGGCGTGATATTCCTCAGCTGGTACGGTCTGCAGGCATTGCGCCGCGCCTGCTCTCGGCAAAGCCTGGAGCACAGCGCAGCGGTTGGCAGAAAATCGCTGCGCACCGTGTTGCTCAGCGCATTGGCCGTCACCTTGCTCAACCCGCATGTCTATCTGGACACCGTGTTGCTGATCGGCTCGCTGGGCGCACAACAGGGCGTACCTGGCGCGTATGTCGCCGGCGCAGCCAGCGCTTCGCTGCTGTGGTTCTCGAGCCTGGCCTTGGGCGCGGCGTGGCTGGCTCCCTGGCTGGCCCGCCCTGCCACCTGGCGCGCGCTGGACCTGATGATCGCGGTGATGATGTTCAGCGTGGCCTTCCAGTTGATACGGTCAGCCTGA